attaataaaaattaaaaattaagtTAAATTACATATGGATAATCAAAAGTATAATGTAATAGAATTCAATGAGTTTTTAAATTTTCAGTAATAATGttaataatataaaatttaaatatttattatattcattatttaatttaattgagaacaacattaaatataatttattgtAAATATTTTATCATTCGTTTTTTTTAATGATGACATTATATTTTATGACATTAATGTTTTCAATAACTTTTTATAATGATTTGTGATGTTTTTGTCTTCAAAGTAGTCGGCCATCCCCTATTATTAGTGACAgataaaatttattttttattacagaataaaattaatttttgttgattcaaattaaatggtgataaatcaattttaataaatactgtttatgaaaaaaaaattgtagtaaaatttgtttttatttaatatttatcTTAGTAACTTTTTTATACCCTTGTAATGCTATTAATATTAGAATTAATGATTAATATATATAATACATTATACATATTTCATATGCCTTTAACTATTAAAGGTGTTAAATTTAATTCtcataataataaaaaacattcATAATAATCTAAAAGACATTTAATATCTATGTTTATTATTTCTAATTTAACATTAAATATTTTGATTACCAATAATAATAAATTTAGTTAATTATTAACTTGAATAACATGTGGTAGAAAGTGATCTCTTTCAATTATTTCCATATCGATTGTTTCCTATgttatatttaaaataaattattataatattattAGTAGGTAGGTAAATATTTCATTCTCGTAATTTTTTACTTTGGCCATTTGTGATACTATTAATATTTGGCATAAAAATGTAATAtgtattatattttttaaaaaatttagtGAAATAAAAATAGAATTATGCAAGAAAGGAAAACCAAAATTGATTTGTCTTGTACCTATGTAGTTTGTGAAGAAGGTGCATATAGCATGTTCTTGACAACATTAAATTCCTATACAAAAAAAGCAAATTGTACCAAATCAAACTCTACAAGAAAACAAGCATACTCTTTAAGATAATAATCTAAGCTAAAAGAACAACAACTTCATCATTATCCATATTTTTCAACAATGGAATTCCAAGAATTAAAGTATTAGGAAGGGTTAACAACGATAAATCAGTTTTAATCCATTTCAAACCACCTTTTCCGAAGATCTTAATAATTGTGGTTAAGAGAGCAAATGCAAGAAGTTTCTAAATGAAATTAACATACATGGATTTTAAACTCATTTTATTGATATTGTTTGATGAAACTACTTGGAATGAAAGAAGAGGGATTGAAAACGTTGCAACAAATTTGTTTATTCCCTAACATTGTTCTTTTCTGAAGATTTTGAATCATTTCATAATATTGGAGAAATCTAAAGTAGAATTCTGCAAGAACAACAATCCAGTCGGAGAAATCCAGAATAGAATTTTGCAAGAAAACATTCCAAAATCTATTTTTCCATAACGGTGGGAAGATGAAAATCTAATCGTGATGGAAGAAATCCAAAATATAATCCTGCAATAACAACCACACACATAACTAATTATGCAACACTAATCCAAAATCGAGAAATGTAATTAGAGAAATTCAAAATCAACTTTGCAAGAACAGAATGACTTCCTGAGATATTTGCAACAGGAGTAGTGATTACTTTGATTACTCTCTTATTCTACTGAGAAGTACTTGAAACCATTTTCTTTAAGGTACAAAATTATAAGTTTCTCTCCATTTCTCTGAGTTTTGCCACTCCTAGCCTGGTTTTGGAGAAATTAGAGAGGGAGAAAATGGATTTTAGTATGGAAAGAGTCAAAGAATATCATATGGGGTGTTGGCAAATAgtggtattttgattagtggtttAGTAAAAGTTGTACACATGATCTAATCGAATGATGTGGATTATTTTTTAAGAAGTTAAGGTTAGGTGTTTGTTGCATTGGTTTTAATAGATATAAATAGAAATTGAATTTTGTTTTGAATATTATAATGTAAATATACATACCGGTACTCGACAAATTAGAATATTTAGTAACGTAATATAAATATTAGTTAGGGTCATTGCCTTGGTCTTGTTGACTGTCCACTACCATATAAAATGCTTACTTGTGCACTTAGTGTATAAGCATGTGCTTTATTATGGTACCAAATTTATTTATAGCAGTATGTGTGTGATCTTAAGAATATACGCAATAGGTAGTTAGTGGGTTAgtaattgaaaaaaataaaaattgttGACTTAGTGAATTTGGTTCCTAAAAATTGGGGTGTTTGGACTAAGTGAGAATTGAATAAACCTAATAAATAGAACCATTCTCCTTATCTTGAAAAAGTCATGTACATTCCAATAATTTTCTCTATTGTTTGCTTCAATCGGTGTCACTTTTGTCTGTCTTATCTCTCAACTTTCAGCTTTATAAAAATTTATTAACTCAATTTATATCTTACACGTAAAAATACTCAGCCTATACTTTTTCAATTTCATAAAAGATGTACTTGTTATCCTAGTGAAATATGCATTATGTGGAATGTTGTAGTAGAGTCACTTGTTATGTCTTGATAAAAAGTTTGACGCTTTTTAGGCCTTTCTGTCAAAAGCTTTTGTGACAAATTAACATTTCTTAGAGTTTTGTGCCAAGAGACTTTAGGACAGCTTCCGCCATTGAAATGGATTTACATATATAGATGGTTAATGTCTCATTAGTCATTTTGGGTTCATGCATTTcataacacacacacacacacacacacacacatatatatatatatatatatatatatatatatatatatatatatatatatatatatatatatatatacaaaaaAAACTTTTAATTATAGTTTTTTTGGTGAAGTGTTTTGTGCTATTTTATGACATTTTCTTATGGTGAACATGATTCAACGTGCATATGGAATTTGACCCTTACAATTAACATTTTAGGTACTCAAGAAAAAATGCATGATTGAATGTGTTGCTTGAAGGGCGTATGGAAGAAAAATAAGATTTTTGCAAATTAGCACTTTATTTAATAATTGGTCGTTGTGTTATACTATTTTACTTCACTTATTGTTAACATTTGAACTCGATTAGAAATGCGGATACTGATTTTCTTTCGCTAGCAATTTGTCGAACCATTGCTCAATTTTATTAAATCTACATTTTTTTCCGAATTTTATTTCAGTTTTCATTATAAGTATTCCATTTTATAAAAAAACAGTCCATTTTAATAGTAAATTCTAAATAATATCTTGGAGAAAGTATGAGATGTTACAAGAACCACCAAGAGATACCAAGTATGCGTCAAAAAAAAATTTATGATATAATTATATAAAGTTGAATGGTAAACTCTCCATCAAAGATAGACGAATGAGGTTTGGTTTTATAAATGTTAGTAAATGTTATTTCTGTGAGAATTGTGAATCCATGATCCATCTCTTTTTTGCTTGTGATGCTCTTAACCATATTTGGAGAGACATTCTAATGTGGATGGGCATTAGAAGAAATCTTTATATTTGGAATAGAGAGAAAATGTGGATgataaaagaaacaaagataaAAGTTTGGAAGTGGCATATTTTGAAAATAGCTATAGCGGAAGCAGTTTATGAGATTTGGAGAAGTAGGAATGAGAAGATATTTTCACAAAGAGATAAGAACCCATATTTAAAAGATAAGATAATACGAAATATTGTAGCGAGATGTACATTGCATAGAGAGTTAGAAAACCATGTGAATACAATTCATCCTTGAATATAATAGGTCTTGTTTTGGTTGATACCTGGATCCATTGGATTGATTTTTGTAATGACTGTTTTTTTATAATGACAATTTAATGCTTTTATTGAGAAAAAAAAAGTTATATATAATTTTAGTTTTTTAATATTGTACAACTTTACCAATGTTCATAATTATTAATAGTTGTTCAGTAGTTTTATGGATAATTAGTCCATTTTTTAATTATATACAAATATACTAAGTTATCTTGTGAATAAATCACAACTTCTTTAAATTACTTAaatttatttttgtaattttaatttctaattctagatattatttgaaaattttaataCTTTATGAAATTGAAAATTATGTTTTTTAGAAAATATTGTTATTGttaaaaaactattaaaaaattGTTTGTATTTTTTTATGATAATCGGAATTGGATGTGTGTTGCTAATATGATTTTTTTAGGAGTACAAACATAAGATGGCTAGCTAATATGTAATGAAGATAAGATCTTTTAGCCAACTGTTATTTTATATTTTACAAAAGAAACTTTCACAATAGAAAATGACAATTCATAATTTATAACCGAAAGACCAATTTAAGTTATGGAGGAAAGTTAATTATAGACCCAAATATCTATCTTAGCAAATTGGATAGATTTTATACATGGCTTACAAATAAACTAAAAATAGgataataaaataataaattgtGCCTATAAAAACCTGTTGATTTTAAACAATAcacaataatatttttttggaGAACAAAACAATATGTTTAATCCCAGGATTGGGCTCTTTTTTATTGTATGTTCATTTTTGTTGTGTGCTTTCTCATTTGCAACAACGGTTGAATATGATACAAATGCCATTATCATCAATGGAGAACGACGAATAATAATATCTGGTGCAATCCACTACCCACGCAGCACTTCCCAAATGTGGCCAGATCTTATTAAGAAAGCAAAAGATGGTGGTCTTGATGCCATCGAAACATATATATTTTGGGACCTTCACGAACCTATTCGCCGCCAATATGATTTTTCTGAAAATCTAGACTTCATCAAGTTTCTAAAAAATGTTCATGAAGAAGGTCTTTATGTTGTGCTTCGAATTGGTCCTTATGTTTGTGCTGAATGGAACTATGGAGGTTTCCCAATGTGGTTACACAACTTGCCAGGGATTCAACTAAGGACTGACAATGTAGTTTTTAAGGAGGAAATGAAAATATTCACAACAAAGATTGTGACCTTGTGCAAAGAAGCTGGATTGTTTGCACCACAAGGGGGGCCAATTATTTTAGCTCAAATTGAGAATGAATATGGAGATGTCATAACTAATTATGGAGAAGATGGGAATGCATACATTAAATGGTGTGCCCAGATGGCTTTAGCTCAAAATGTCGGCGTCCCATGGATCATGTGCAAGCAAAACAATGCTCCATCACCTATTATCAACACATGCAATGGTTATTATTGTGATAATTTCAAGCCAAACAATCCTAAAAGCCCCAAAATGTTTACAGAGAATTGGGTTGGCTGGTTCCAAAAATGGGGTGAAAGGAAGCCACACAGAACTGCTGAAGATGTAGCATTTTCAGTTGCACGTTTTTTTCAAAACGGTGGTGTCCTCCAAAACTACTACATGTACCATGGAGGAACAAATTTTGGAAGAACTGCGGGTGGTCCATATATTATTACAGCATATGACTATGATGCACCACTTGATGAATATGGTAACTTGAACCAACCAAAATGGGGACATCTTAAAAAACTCCATGCCGCCATAAAGTTAGGAGAGAAGGTTCTCACTAATGGAACGGTTACAGAGAAGCAATATGGAGATTCAGTATATTTGACTACATATGCAAATAATGCCACTGGAGAAAAATTTTGTTTTTTGAGTAATTCACATAATTCTAAGGATGTTGAAGTTGATCTACAACAAGATGGAAAGTACCATGTGCCTTCTTGGTCAGTGTCTATTCTCCAAGATTGCAACAAGGAAGTTTTCAACACTGCAAAGGTTGATGCACAAACAAATGTTTATGTGAAGAAACTATCTAAAGAATTAGGAAACTCACTCATCTGGACATGGGCATCTGACCCTGTGGAAGACACCTTACAAGCAATAGGTACATTTAACGCGTCTCAACTTTTAGAGCAAAAGAGTGTTACCGTTGATGCTAGTGATTATTTGTGGTACATGACCAAGGTTTTCATCAATGAAACATCCACTTGGAGTAATGCAACTTTGCAAGTGAACACATCAGGCCATGTTCTTCATGCCTATGTTAATGGACAATATATTGGCCCACAGTGGGGAACATATGATAACCTTCGTTTTACATATGAAAAAATCGTTTCGTTAAAACAAGGTACCAACATTATAAGTTTACTAAGTGGTACAGTTGGTCATGCGCATTATGGTGCATCTTTTGATATGAAAGAAACTGGTATTGTTGGGGGTCCTGTGAAACTCATTGCAACCAGTTCAGGTAATACTATGGATTTATCAAAATCTAGTTGGTCATACAAGGTTGGATTAAACGGTGAGGCTAGAAGGTTCTATGATTCTAAAATTAAAAATGGAGTTCAATGGAACATAAACAATGTTGTTATAGGAAAACCATTGACTTGGTACAAGACTACTTTTAAGACCCCTGAAGGTAAAGACTCTGTAGTCTTGGATTTCATAGGCCTTACAAAAGGACATGCATGGGTTAATGGTCAAAGTATTGGAAGGTATTGGCCTACAATGGTAGCTGACAAAAATGGATGTGATATTAAATGTGATTATAGAGGAAATTATGGAGCTGATAAATGTTTGAGTGGCTGTGGAGAACCATCTCAGAGGTTTTACCATGTGCCAAGGTCATTCTTAAATAATGACACAAAAAGTAACACGTTGGTTTTGTTTGAGGAAATGGGTGGAAGCCCTTTTAATGTGTCTGTTCAAACAGTTGCAATTGATTTTATATGTGCAAGAACAGATTATGGAAAAACCTTAGAACTAAAATGCCCTGATGGAAAAACTATTTCAGAAATCCAGTTTGCGAGCTATGGAGATCCACAAGGAAATTGTGGATCATTTCAAGTAGGTGAATGGGAATCACGCCATAGTGTGGCAGTGGTCGAAAAAGCATGTGGTGGAAAACAATTATGTTCAATTAACGTGACAAGTTCCATATTTGGAATAACTAAAGGTGGCATAAATGGCCAGCTAGCTGTGCAACTCCTATGTGATGGCTCTAATCCTGAAGATAATCGTGTACAAATGGTGCACGTGTAGTTCTATATTATAATTTGTCTCCATGTTAGCACATTCTATAATGTGTGACATATATTTCTTTATGTTATATTTTTCTGTTGGGCTCCactttttatttttaaaatttcaattttttaCTTATGCTACAACCTTAGTCATCATAGTTTCATTTTCTTACTTTAGACTAGACAAATAAACAAAAAAGTATAAATAACTATTATTATCTTAGAAAACAAATTAGGAGTGTACAACTCCTATGTGATGACTTTGATGATGGGCTTTGATTATGTTCAGGTGCACTCTTATATCTTTTATATTTTCCTATGCCACGTCGTAATTTTTTTATGTGACGATCTTTAGAATTATATTCTTTAGTGCAGTTCctcttttctcttttatttctATCTCACATTTTTTTATTCACTTCCATGATTTAAAATCATAATTAAATTATGCAATTAGATGTCATAAAAATCTATAACTCCAATTATAAACTTAATTCTACAAAATTTCTCCCACTTCCACTAATATTTTAAATGATTtatgaaagaaaaataaaattttaagaTTAAGTAAGTAAATTcattaaaatatttcaaataaaaTATAATGTAAAGTTAGAAAAAATTACTAAAATCAAccaaaaaattaaattaataatatataaaataaaaccTATTTAATAATAATTCAAATAGATGAATAGCTTGTTTGAACATATTTATCCCATAGGAAGAAGATTATAAGAAGTAAAATCAAGGTCATAAATGTTGAATAAATTAAAAGAGTTCTATGACCGTAAAAACGCACAAAATAAAACACGTTTAATTTGGAAGTTGTTTAATATGATATACAAAGATGATGACTCAATGCCAGAGAATATGAATGTGTTAAGACTATTAAGAGTTACATAGAAGCTAGTGATATTAAATTGGATGatgagttgaatttttattattgATTTTGTTAATGATAATAGAAATGACGATGATAATGTAAATCATACGCATGCACATGCCGATGTAACTACATGATGATGTAACTAACATCCATAACATAAATAACTTAACTCTAAGTTAGTTACACTATAGTTGGTTAGTTAGTTGAAGATTACTTCATATATAAGCAAAACAATGCTCATGTAACTGATTAAGATTAACCAATACATTGGTTCTACTTTTCTCATCGTTGCATGCATGTTAGCCTTTCTTTCTTCTTCTCCAAGCCATAGCCAAAAGCTTGTCATTTCCATGGCATGATTTGCATAGAGTCCATCTTCACATGGTATCATCGACCTGTGATTCTTTTCTGGTTGAATTATCatcaaattttcaaattcaatAGCTATTTTTTCCCACAACATGGCCTTTACAATTTCGTTCatatgaaaaaatgaataaattatGATTATAATGTTtagattaattttaatttaatacATTTAATTTATATACGAATATATGAATAAGCAAGTATGAGTAGTTAAAATCTTACTCTTATAGCCTTAACTCAAGTCTGAGAATTTTTGTAGGTTTTCCTTGTGAGTAAATGTGTTTTTAATGTCCAAGAGAATGAAGCACTCCAATTATGTTTGAAAAGAAACATGAATATAGTTATATAATACAATTTATATTGTTATAGGGTAACTTATGTATAATACTACCAGAAAGAACATTGTTATCTCCAACTCGTTCTAAAATTGTTTCTAGGGTAACAAATTCAAAATAATAGTGTGGAGTTGTGGAGTATGAGCCTTGAATATTATGACATAAGTCGTTCCCAAAAAAACATGCATTTTTAAGCCTTTGATTGGTTTGTATGTTTCATTTACCCGAagtattttttatattttttatggTATATAAATTTTTCTCTTGTATCATTTCTCTAAATTATGGTATAAGCTATTTGGCTTTCGTTACATGTAAAGGAGTTCCCTGAAGAAAAAAAATAGcaataaaatattaaaatcaaTTAACTTATAACGAAAAGTAATAATGTTAAATTTTTGAATATAAAAGTATATTTTGTGAACAATAAACACAATATTTTAGATAAAAAATTATTACCTATTCGTCTAACAAAATCATTTCTACGAATGGATATATAGTGAATATGGTCGATGTTAAGAAAGTTGTTAGGATGTGGTATTAAAAAAGTTAAGAGATTGTTATTTATATACGACAATGCGCTCCTATGACCTTTCTTATGACTATAGCGTATATATTTTCctatgtttattattttaatcgGCTCAATGAATGAAAGGGTGATGATAATAAATGAATATTATATGCAAGGGTAAACCACTAAATATGAAATGGAAATCCAATTAATTCTTAATTATAACAAAATTAAAATTCTCAATAATTAAATAGGTAAGTAATTCAAGTCCATCAATTTATTGATTATCTTtaatgattttaaaaaaaaagtttattCTATTTATTGTCATTAATTCATGTGTTAAATTCCTAAAAAATAGTAGACATATTCGGGTTACATATCCTTTGTGATAAATTAACGTTTTTTTAGACCTTTGTGGCAGGAGTCTTTATGACCGCTTCCCCGTTTAAATGAGTTAACATATCTGGGTTGTCAATGTCTCAGTAGTGGTTTtggtttatatatatatatatatatatagatatatatatatattatattatatatatatatatatatattatatatatatatatatatttaattatatttttcttAGTGAAGTGTTTTGTGATATTTTATGACATTTTGTTATGGTCAACATGATTCAATGTGTATATGGAATTTGACCCGTACAATTAACATTTTAGATACTCTAGGTGAAATTTATGATTGAATGTGTTGCTTGAAGTGCGTAAGGGAAAAAACATGATTTTTGCAAATTAACACTTTATTTAATTATTGGTCGTTATGGTACACTattttacttgattttcttccGCTAGAGATTTTTCCAACTGTTGCTCAAATTTATTAAGTCTACCTTTTattcttgaattttattttagttatCATTATAAGTATTCCATTTTAGAAATAAAAAAGCAGTCGCATTTTAATAGTATATTCTGAACAATATCTTGCGGAAAGTATGGGATGTTACAAGAATCACCAAGAGATACCAAATATATGTCAAATATTTTCTTATGATATAATTATATATAGCAAAATGGTATGCTCCCCACCAATCATAAATCGATGAGTTTTGGTTTTATAAATGATAGTAAACTAGTATACGACCTGCGTGATGCGCTGGTTGTAAAGAAGGTTGTGCATATGGTAAAATAAGtctttgaaataaaataaaattttatttatgatatatattatttttttataaaaactCGCATTAGCGGTTTCATGGAACACTTTCAATATTATCTTGAACATGTGATTAACTTGTGCCCTAAGGGCACATGTTAAGTAGTCTAAAAATGGAAAGTTTGTGTTGGAAAAACAATGAAAAAATTATTTATCAATTTTTAATAAAAACAATGcacatttttcaaaaaaaaaagtttaTACATTTAACTTTTAACATTTCGGCATTACCttatattaataataatttttttaataagaTGGTTTATGATTGCAAATGTCTAACCTTTATTTAGAGTATTCGGAAGGTGGTTCAGACGAAGGACACCTAAGTTCATGGCATTCTTGGTGAAGTTTCTTCATACATTTTTCACATCCAATGTAATGCCATCCAAACCTATCGTCAATTTCATTTATAGTTACTGAAATTGTGAAGAAAACTTCCTATATTTAAAAGTTTAAAAAAATTGGTAAGTAAAATAACATAATTgtatttacaaaatattttttaattaaaatttataGTGTACCTTAATATCTGACTCTCATGTCATTGCCATTACATTTGTAGTGTAGTTCTATTTTGAGTCATTATCTTTTGAGGTGACATATTTAAAACTCAATGATAGGAATCTCCTTTATTTCTAGCTAAGTATTTGATGGAGTGTATAGTTTATACAGAATAAAAGACAATTAATAAATATTAGTAACCAAATAAAGTATAATCAATGGGTACACTAATTTTTTAGAATTCTGAATTTTCTAGATTGATGTAAATCTGAATAGTTGAAGTTGAGTTGATCGAGCGGTGGATCAAAAATTTAAGTTTATTAGTGAAAATGGTAATACTTCTTAATGAATATAATATATATAAGATTTAAATATATAGTTACCTCTAAACACATTCACTATTGTAGAGGTGATTGCAACTATGGTCATTTTTTTATTGACCTATtatcaaattttcaaattcaatACTATTTTTCCCACAACATGGCCTTTACAATTTCATTCATATGTATAAATGaataaattattattataatgtttagattaattttaatttaatacACTTAATTTATATACGACTATATGAATAAGCAAATATGGATAGTTAAAATCTTACTCTTGTAGCCTTAACTCAAGTCTGAGAATTTTTGTAGGTTTTCCTTATGAGTAAATGTGTTCTTAATGTCCAAGAGAATGAAGCACTCCAATCATGTCTGAAAAGAAACCTGAATATAGttatataatataatttatattgTTGTAGGGTAACTTATGTATAATACTACCAGAAAGAACATTGTTGTCTCCAACTCTTTCTAAAATTGTTTCTATGGTGACAAATTCAAAATAATAGTGTGGAATTGTGGAGTATGAGTCTTGAATATTTATGACATAAGTCGTTCCCAAAAACATGCATTTTTAAGCCTTTGATTGGTTTGTATGTTTCATTTACATGAagtatttttatattttgttatGGTATATGAATTTCTCTCTTCTATCATTTCTCTATGACTGAAGCCTATACATTTTCctatgtttattattttaatcgGCTCAATAAATGAAATGGTGATAATAATAAAGGAATATTCTATGCAAGGGTTAACCACTAAATATGACATTGAAATCCAATTAATTCTTAACTATAACAAAATTAAAATTGTCAATAATTAAATAGGTAAGTAATTTAAGTCCATCAATTTATTGACTATCTTTAATGatttaaaaaaaagtttattttatttattatcATTAATTCATGCGTTAAATTCTTTAAAAAATAGTAGATATATTCGGGTTTACATATCCTTTGTGATAAATTAAAGTTTTTTAGACATTTGTAGCAGCAAAGTTTTAACTCATACCCCTACATTTATCCTTACAC
This is a stretch of genomic DNA from Lathyrus oleraceus cultivar Zhongwan6 unplaced genomic scaffold, CAAS_Psat_ZW6_1.0 chrUn0225, whole genome shotgun sequence. It encodes these proteins:
- the LOC127112987 gene encoding beta-galactosidase 7-like, which translates into the protein MFNPRIGLFFIVCSFLLCAFSFATTVEYDTNAIIINGERRIIISGAIHYPRSTSQMWPDLIKKAKDGGLDAIETYIFWDLHEPIRRQYDFSENLDFIKFLKNVHEEGLYVVLRIGPYVCAEWNYGGFPMWLHNLPGIQLRTDNVVFKEEMKIFTTKIVTLCKEAGLFAPQGGPIILAQIENEYGDVITNYGEDGNAYIKWCAQMALAQNVGVPWIMCKQNNAPSPIINTCNGYYCDNFKPNNPKSPKMFTENWVGWFQKWGERKPHRTAEDVAFSVARFFQNGGVLQNYYMYHGGTNFGRTAGGPYIITAYDYDAPLDEYGNLNQPKWGHLKKLHAAIKLGEKVLTNGTVTEKQYGDSVYLTTYANNATGEKFCFLSNSHNSKDVEVDLQQDGKYHVPSWSVSILQDCNKEVFNTAKVDAQTNVYVKKLSKELGNSLIWTWASDPVEDTLQAIGTFNASQLLEQKSVTVDASDYLWYMTKVFINETSTWSNATLQVNTSGHVLHAYVNGQYIGPQWGTYDNLRFTYEKIVSLKQGTNIISLLSGTVGHAHYGASFDMKETGIVGGPVKLIATSSGNTMDLSKSSWSYKVGLNGEARRFYDSKIKNGVQWNINNVVIGKPLTWYKTTFKTPEGKDSVVLDFIGLTKGHAWVNGQSIGRYWPTMVADKNGCDIKCDYRGNYGADKCLSGCGEPSQRFYHVPRSFLNNDTKSNTLVLFEEMGGSPFNVSVQTVAIDFICARTDYGKTLELKCPDGKTISEIQFASYGDPQGNCGSFQVGEWESRHSVAVVEKACGGKQLCSINVTSSIFGITKGGINGQLAVQLLCDGSNPEDNRVQMVHV